Part of the Gigantopelta aegis isolate Gae_Host chromosome 15, Gae_host_genome, whole genome shotgun sequence genome is shown below.
AAATCAAGTGGTTGTCGTACCGAGATGCATTGTGACAAACCACAGGGACAAATTTACACtctttataattaacattgCAATAGGAATGACACACTCCCCGAAATTCACCCGTCAGGTGGTCGTGGTCTATATGTCGGTCATGTTCTATTTCGTCCCCGCACAAATAACACACAGTCGTGCATTCGATGAGTTGTTTATCCCACTGCGTTAAACGCACAGGGACCGGGTCTTCCAAGATCTCCTTAATCTCCTCATAATCTGCCAAAATGCTTTCCATAAAATGGTGGGCAGCATGTTCCCCACTGAACTTCTTTAAATCAAAAGAGTGGATACTAGGTTCCCGACAGACAATTTGATAAGAGTAGCCACATGGGACGTGATGTTGAATGCGTTGAGTGTGGTGACCATCAGGATTGTCTTCCTCTAAAGGTGACAAGATGCATTCAAAGTCGCTGAAAATCACGAAGGGAACTCTGACCGTTTTAGACATGTGACCTAAGCCAAATTGTTTCGTCGTCTTGTCTGGTTCGGGCATTGTAGTTTTTTGAGCTTTGTGATAGCAGTATGATTTGTGATTCAAAAGGCAATCTTCCGAACTGAATGTCCAAAGACATTTGCGAcagatgtatttattgttgtggTTATTGGATTGCCTCACCAATGCAGCCAATGAGGTGATCAAGACGTAATGCGACGTAtcttctgtatttataaataaaaggtCGATGTGACGCTTTGGGTAAACGTGTGACACATTGTCACTGATTTTTAGGGGAAAGATTAAATTTTcttcgtcttcttttttttctttttgactaTAGCCATACACGTTAATACTAAGATCATTTGCCTTTTCGAAATTACCCACATTTTTTAAAGCCATGGGGAATTTAAATCCTTCTACGTGCAATTCAGATATGTGTTGAATGTAATCATCTGGGAGATCCTTATGAGATGTAGATGAGGGGTGTAAATGAGCCAAAATGGCATAGATGAAACATTTGTCATCATCTAAATTCCTAATGTTGAGAAGACTTCTCTTTTTCCGTAATTCGGAGGGCAAAGGAAGATAAGAACTACCGCGGAACGGTTGAAACTGTGTTACTGTCAATTTAACATTCATGACCTCTTCAAAATCCAAACTGGATGAATCTCCTTCAAAATTATCCATATCAGTCATAATTTTTTGAAAAGCTTCGATATACATCATATTCAAATCGT
Proteins encoded:
- the LOC121389858 gene encoding uncharacterized protein LOC121389858, with protein sequence MTPATTADDLNMMYIEAFQKIMTDMDNFEGDSSSLDFEEVMNVKLTVTQFQPFRGSSYLPLPSELRKKRSLLNIRNLDDDKCFIYAILAHLHPSSTSHKDLPDDYIQHISELHVEGFKFPMALKNVGNFEKANDLSINVYGYSQKEKKEDEENLIFPLKISDNVSHVYPKRHIDLLFINTEDTSHYVLITSLAALVRQSNNHNNKYICRKCLWTFSSEDCLLNHKSYCYHKAQKTTMPEPDKTTKQFGLGHMSKTVRVPFVIFSDFECILSPLEEDNPDGHHTQRIQHHVPCGYSYQIVCREPSIHSFDLKKFSGEHAAHHFMESILADYEEIKEILEDPVPVRLTQWDKQLIECTTVCYLCGDEIEHDRHIDHDHLTGEFRGVCHSYCNVNYKECKFVPVVCHNASRYDNHLILQAAELFSGSKLKCIPHNSEHFLMFEIDGLRFLDSYKFLNTSLQTLANNLRSRGRDQFKYLRGHFPDHVDLLTRKLLYFYEYVDSFEKPEETVFPSRDGFYSFLTEETVTEEEYLFERGIWDTFHCQSVREFMELYVSVDTLILTDVMEAFRDMCLQYYKLDPLHYYTLPGMAMDACLKMTEVSLDLFTDPDMYNFIEQGIRGRVASINHRYAQSNNRHMADFDPTQTESTLLYFDVNNLYGAAMSLPLPLGEFEWGGHVVTTSSRGI